One region of Paenibacillus polymyxa M1 genomic DNA includes:
- a CDS encoding ABC transporter substrate-binding protein produces MKKMLNGLLLFVVFAIVLAGCGSAGDSSKTEGAAGSEQTSTAAGPVTVKDDHGEVKLDKPAERVVVLEWTFTEDLIALGVQPVGNADNENYKLWVTPEAKLADTVTDIGTRGEPNLEAIAALKPDLIISNADNNAAIYAQLKGIAPTIEFDPYKGNGYDYDRMVEIFKQVAVATGKTEQADKVLSELDQHYVEAKATLEKAGKADFHYALTQAFTSQNAASLRMFKENSVVVGTLAKIGMVNDWKSDQTEKYGFSTVGIEALPAVQDSNFIYITQKTDDIFGAAMKNNTVWNGLNFVKEKRTYPLDGTTWTFGGPISSKVLVDQVVGALTK; encoded by the coding sequence ATGAAAAAGATGTTGAATGGCCTATTGTTATTTGTAGTTTTCGCGATTGTATTGGCAGGTTGCGGTTCGGCTGGGGATAGCTCAAAGACGGAAGGTGCTGCAGGATCTGAGCAGACATCTACAGCGGCTGGTCCAGTTACGGTTAAGGACGACCATGGAGAAGTCAAGCTGGACAAGCCAGCGGAACGTGTCGTTGTACTCGAATGGACGTTTACCGAAGATCTGATTGCCCTTGGCGTACAGCCGGTCGGTAATGCGGACAATGAAAACTACAAGCTGTGGGTAACACCGGAGGCGAAGCTGGCTGATACCGTAACGGATATCGGCACACGGGGCGAACCCAATCTCGAAGCGATTGCGGCGCTCAAGCCAGATCTTATTATCTCTAACGCCGATAACAATGCAGCGATCTATGCACAGCTTAAGGGAATTGCACCAACGATAGAGTTCGATCCTTACAAGGGGAACGGCTATGATTACGATCGTATGGTCGAGATTTTCAAGCAAGTTGCTGTGGCTACCGGTAAAACGGAACAGGCTGATAAAGTCTTAAGCGAACTTGACCAGCACTATGTAGAAGCAAAGGCTACATTGGAAAAAGCGGGCAAAGCAGACTTTCACTATGCGCTGACACAAGCCTTTACATCTCAAAATGCTGCCAGTCTGCGAATGTTCAAAGAAAATTCGGTTGTAGTGGGAACACTTGCGAAAATCGGTATGGTGAATGACTGGAAGTCGGACCAGACTGAGAAGTACGGATTTAGTACCGTTGGAATCGAAGCTCTTCCAGCTGTACAGGACAGTAATTTTATCTACATTACGCAAAAGACGGACGATATATTTGGCGCCGCGATGAAGAACAACACGGTATGGAACGGACTGAACTTTGTTAAAGAGAAACGGACCTACCCGCTAGACGGCACAACATGGACATTCGGTGGCCCAATCTCATCCAAAGTACTGGTTGATCAAGTAGTCGGAGCTCTGACGAAATGA
- a CDS encoding iron ABC transporter permease, with product MTRTDTTGLSKTWRIGSIFGGGLLVLIVLFFVSLCYGEASIPLHTVIEALTQRQDTLEHNMVWDLRMPRTVIGILAGGALAIAGALLQAITKNPLAASDTLGINAGAYFVVVLGAVMFPGLLHQAPFLFAAAGGLLAAVLAYFMGGGRAGTPIRLALAGLIVSMVLGSFTGALHIFYSFETQGLFLWGSGSLVQNDWSGTTYAWPWVVGLSVIAVMLSRQFDVLDLDESTSTSLGQKVSLTRAVGIVLAVLLSTITVSVIGPIGFVGLVAPHLVRLSGLKMHRWVLPGSFLWGALLLIGADVLAKMVHKSSMDLPTGAVMALIGAPWLIWLILWKMKLPSGIGGQSSMNIGVRSRKLPFGRLVTIFACCAVILTVFSLMFGGMRIPVGDLLSGLFGGENANSALLQFRIPRTLVAAGAGIALAVSGVLIQLAVRNPLADASIIGVSSGAGIGALAVIIVWPGLPIYMLPIAAIAGATVSAAVIFFLSWNKQLNPSVVILLGIAVSAIGSAGIQVLIIQGSLWGSTGYIWLTGSTYARNWGQVATILAFLLVLLPVAWWLARRFDLLVFDDGSAMGLGLPVRRTRLLAMVVGVLLAGGAVACVGTIGFIGLIAPHIVRTLIGHHVRRSIVLSSILGAVMLVLADTIGRTVLAPTEIPSGLLIALIGAPYFLYLMYRSNKSKSV from the coding sequence ATGACCCGAACGGACACAACGGGTTTATCGAAGACTTGGCGTATAGGAAGCATCTTTGGGGGCGGTTTGCTCGTCCTCATCGTGCTTTTTTTTGTAAGTTTGTGTTATGGGGAAGCTTCGATCCCGCTGCATACAGTCATCGAGGCGTTGACCCAGCGTCAGGATACGCTTGAGCATAACATGGTGTGGGATCTTCGGATGCCGCGTACGGTTATTGGAATCCTGGCTGGCGGCGCGCTGGCTATTGCCGGTGCTTTGCTTCAGGCCATCACCAAAAATCCACTGGCGGCTTCTGATACCCTAGGGATAAACGCTGGTGCCTACTTTGTGGTCGTACTTGGTGCAGTGATGTTTCCTGGCTTGCTGCACCAGGCGCCATTTCTATTTGCCGCCGCTGGCGGGCTGTTGGCAGCGGTGCTAGCTTATTTTATGGGTGGAGGAAGAGCAGGAACACCGATTCGGTTGGCGCTTGCCGGCCTGATCGTATCCATGGTTCTTGGTTCATTTACCGGAGCGTTGCATATCTTTTATTCATTTGAAACACAGGGGCTGTTTCTCTGGGGTTCGGGCTCACTGGTGCAAAATGATTGGAGTGGGACGACTTACGCTTGGCCTTGGGTTGTAGGACTCTCGGTTATTGCTGTTATGCTGTCAAGGCAGTTTGATGTGCTGGATCTGGATGAGTCCACATCCACATCCCTTGGACAAAAGGTTAGCTTAACCCGGGCGGTGGGAATTGTGCTGGCGGTTCTGCTATCGACCATTACAGTCAGCGTTATTGGTCCCATCGGATTTGTAGGTTTGGTGGCTCCGCATTTGGTTCGCTTAAGCGGGCTGAAAATGCATCGTTGGGTACTGCCCGGTTCCTTCCTATGGGGGGCACTGCTGTTGATAGGCGCAGACGTGCTGGCGAAAATGGTTCACAAATCAAGTATGGATTTGCCAACCGGAGCGGTCATGGCCTTGATCGGGGCACCTTGGTTGATTTGGCTGATTTTGTGGAAGATGAAGCTGCCTTCCGGTATCGGTGGACAGTCTTCAATGAACATAGGTGTGCGCTCTCGGAAATTACCGTTTGGCAGACTGGTTACAATATTTGCTTGCTGTGCCGTGATATTAACGGTATTCAGTCTAATGTTTGGAGGCATGCGCATTCCGGTGGGGGATCTGCTGTCTGGCCTGTTTGGCGGGGAGAACGCGAATTCGGCTTTACTACAATTTAGAATACCACGCACATTGGTGGCGGCCGGGGCTGGTATCGCGCTTGCGGTCAGCGGCGTCTTGATCCAACTAGCGGTTCGTAATCCTTTGGCGGATGCCTCAATTATCGGGGTTTCTTCGGGGGCTGGTATCGGCGCGCTTGCAGTGATTATTGTGTGGCCTGGGCTGCCTATCTATATGTTGCCCATCGCGGCAATTGCCGGAGCGACGGTGTCGGCAGCGGTAATCTTCTTTTTATCGTGGAACAAGCAACTCAATCCGTCTGTGGTCATCCTGCTTGGTATTGCCGTATCTGCCATCGGATCAGCCGGTATTCAGGTGTTGATCATCCAAGGTTCACTTTGGGGTAGCACAGGCTATATCTGGCTGACTGGTAGTACCTACGCTCGAAACTGGGGGCAGGTGGCGACCATTCTGGCCTTTCTGCTCGTGTTGTTGCCAGTAGCGTGGTGGCTGGCTCGTCGTTTCGATCTTTTGGTATTTGACGATGGCAGTGCCATGGGTCTGGGACTTCCGGTGCGTCGTACCCGGCTGCTGGCGATGGTAGTGGGTGTGCTGCTGGCAGGTGGAGCAGTAGCCTGTGTGGGTACAATTGGCTTCATCGGGCTAATTGCTCCGCATATTGTGCGTACGTTAATCGGGCACCATGTACGCCGTTCCATTGTTCTGTCGAGCATCTTGGGAGCGGTCATGCTGGTGCTGGCGGATACGATTGGACGGACCGTGCTTGCACCGACCGAAATTCCTTCTGGATTGCTGATTGCATTGATCGGTGCACCGTATTTTCTGTACTTGATGTACCGCTCGAATAAGAGTAAATCTGTGTAG
- a CDS encoding ArsR/SmtB family transcription factor: MEPSLIYKALSNETRRLIMQWLKKPEDYFDEQAYLKQGLNFQIGVCVGDIQAKSGLAQSVISSYLLTMQKSGLLESERVGKWTYYRRNEKTIQEFAEYIQKEL; encoded by the coding sequence ATGGAACCGTCATTGATTTATAAAGCTTTGTCCAACGAGACTCGTCGTCTAATTATGCAGTGGTTAAAAAAACCGGAAGATTATTTTGATGAACAGGCTTATTTAAAGCAAGGGCTTAATTTTCAAATTGGTGTATGCGTGGGAGATATTCAGGCCAAATCGGGACTGGCACAGTCTGTAATTTCAAGTTATTTATTAACGATGCAAAAATCCGGTTTGTTAGAGTCTGAGCGAGTAGGAAAGTGGACGTACTATCGTCGGAATGAAAAAACAATACAGGAATTTGCCGAGTACATCCAAAAAGAACTATAA
- a CDS encoding MFS transporter codes for MKKVNPLLIIILALGVFGIITTEMGIIGVLPQVTQKFNVSASQAGWLVSIFSLVVAISGPFLTLLVSGMNRKVILLIAVFSFVISNIVYVYTTHFEVMLIFRVLPAIFHPVFFSVALVTASHLVPPEKSSKAVTKVFAGITVGFAFGVPLTSYLAEKIALEAAFWFGAVVSMIAFVGILIWLPSLPVQQKMSYGKQLGILRKPQLWFNIVSVIFIFAAMFSVYSYFAEYLGEITLMNGSWISMMLMVFGIVMIFGNFLFGGLLHKNLIKTVIMFPLLYMVVYVFTYALGTSFLAMIVVVLIWGTVHSGGLIISQTWLTTEANEAPEFGNSLFVSFSNLGITIGSAIGGWFISHLGIHQLIWSGMMFALLAFLSMIIKIKLFNSNAAEVNVR; via the coding sequence ATGAAAAAGGTTAACCCGTTACTTATTATCATTCTAGCTTTGGGCGTGTTCGGCATTATTACAACGGAAATGGGGATTATAGGTGTTCTTCCCCAAGTCACTCAAAAATTCAATGTATCAGCTTCCCAGGCTGGTTGGCTCGTCAGTATATTTTCTTTAGTTGTTGCTATCTCAGGTCCGTTTTTGACCTTACTCGTTTCTGGCATGAATCGTAAAGTTATTCTATTAATAGCTGTATTCAGTTTTGTTATTTCAAATATTGTCTATGTCTATACTACTCATTTTGAGGTCATGCTCATTTTTCGTGTTCTCCCTGCTATATTTCACCCTGTCTTTTTTTCAGTTGCCCTCGTGACCGCATCTCATCTTGTCCCCCCTGAAAAGAGCAGTAAAGCCGTCACCAAGGTTTTCGCCGGGATTACAGTAGGATTTGCTTTTGGTGTGCCCTTGACTTCTTATCTTGCTGAGAAGATAGCGTTAGAAGCTGCTTTCTGGTTTGGAGCTGTCGTAAGCATGATTGCATTTGTAGGAATCCTCATATGGCTTCCTTCTCTACCTGTCCAGCAAAAGATGTCTTATGGCAAACAGCTTGGTATATTACGCAAGCCTCAATTATGGTTCAATATTGTGTCTGTTATTTTTATCTTTGCGGCTATGTTTTCAGTGTATAGCTATTTTGCTGAATATCTTGGAGAAATAACTCTTATGAACGGATCATGGATCAGCATGATGCTGATGGTCTTTGGAATCGTTATGATTTTTGGGAACTTTTTATTTGGAGGGTTATTACATAAAAATCTGATCAAGACCGTCATCATGTTCCCGTTGCTATATATGGTCGTTTACGTATTCACTTATGCTCTGGGTACATCTTTCCTAGCGATGATTGTAGTTGTGCTCATTTGGGGAACCGTGCATTCTGGAGGGCTTATTATTAGCCAAACATGGTTAACCACTGAAGCGAATGAAGCTCCGGAGTTCGGTAACAGCCTGTTTGTCTCATTTTCTAATCTGGGTATTACGATAGGATCTGCTATAGGCGGATGGTTTATCTCTCATCTGGGAATACACCAGCTCATCTGGAGCGGAATGATGTTTGCGCTGCTGGCATTCTTATCTATGATTATAAAAATAAAATTGTTCAATTCGAATGCAGCGGAAGTGAACGTGCGTTAA
- a CDS encoding GNAT family N-acetyltransferase, whose protein sequence is MNIRLLKPNENCPLELLLLADPSRQLVEEYLKRGQCYVAEIEHQIVGVYVLLPTRPETIEVVNIAVAEVMHGKGIGRQLVTHAIETARSQGYKTLEIGTGNSSIGQLALYQKCGFRIVGVDLDFFVRHNYLEEIYENGIQCRDMIRMSQDL, encoded by the coding sequence ATGAATATTAGATTGCTTAAACCAAATGAAAATTGTCCGTTAGAGCTCTTGCTACTAGCTGATCCTTCGCGCCAACTTGTTGAGGAATATTTGAAAAGAGGGCAGTGTTATGTAGCAGAAATTGAGCATCAAATTGTGGGAGTCTATGTTCTTTTACCTACAAGACCCGAAACAATTGAGGTGGTGAATATTGCAGTAGCGGAAGTCATGCATGGTAAAGGGATTGGGAGACAATTAGTAACCCATGCCATTGAAACAGCCCGGTCACAAGGCTATAAAACGTTAGAAATTGGTACAGGAAACTCTAGCATTGGACAGTTAGCTCTCTACCAAAAATGTGGTTTCAGAATTGTGGGTGTGGATCTAGATTTCTTTGTCAGACATAACTATCTAGAAGAAATTTATGAGAATGGCATACAGTGTAGAGATATGATTCGTATGTCTCAGGATTTATAG